One window of Cohnella hashimotonis genomic DNA carries:
- a CDS encoding carbon-nitrogen family hydrolase — protein MNNRMKLALIQMDIHAGHPDDNFERMAPLLERAVNEGDKPDVIVVPEMWNTGYDLARIREIADPEGARTIEFVSSFSRKHGVNVVAGSVAASRAALGGGVTNTAYAFDRAGGRIAEYAKIHLFKLMDEHLHLEAGERPGRFELEGVPAGAMICYDIRFPELARKLALDGAKVLFVPAEWPHPRLHHWRTLLQARAIENQMYVVACNRCGASGDTQFFGHSMVVDPWGEIVAEAGEEETILRAEIDLALTDEVRGRIPVFADRRPTLY, from the coding sequence ATGAATAATAGAATGAAGCTGGCTCTTATCCAAATGGACATACATGCCGGGCACCCGGACGATAATTTCGAGCGAATGGCGCCGCTGCTGGAGCGGGCTGTAAACGAGGGAGACAAGCCCGACGTCATCGTCGTGCCCGAAATGTGGAACACCGGCTACGATCTCGCGCGCATTCGCGAGATCGCTGATCCCGAAGGGGCGCGCACCATCGAATTCGTATCTTCGTTCAGCCGCAAGCACGGCGTCAACGTCGTGGCGGGCTCCGTCGCGGCCAGCCGCGCCGCGCTCGGCGGCGGGGTGACCAACACGGCATACGCATTCGACCGCGCGGGCGGCCGGATCGCCGAGTATGCCAAGATCCATCTGTTTAAGCTGATGGACGAGCATCTTCATCTCGAAGCAGGCGAACGGCCGGGACGGTTCGAGCTCGAAGGCGTGCCGGCCGGCGCGATGATCTGCTACGATATCCGCTTTCCGGAGCTTGCGCGCAAGCTCGCGCTGGACGGCGCGAAGGTGCTGTTCGTGCCGGCGGAATGGCCGCATCCGCGCCTGCACCACTGGCGGACGCTGCTTCAGGCCCGAGCCATCGAAAATCAGATGTACGTCGTCGCCTGCAATCGCTGCGGCGCCAGCGGAGATACGCAATTTTTCGGCCATTCGATGGTCGTCGATCCGTGGGGGGAGATCGTCGCCGAAGCGGGCGAGGAAGAGACGATCCTGCGCGCGGAGATCGATCTGGCGCTGACGGACGAGGTTCGCGGGAGGATCCCCGTATTTGCGGACCGCAGGCCGACGCTGTATTAA
- a CDS encoding LysR family transcriptional regulator, whose translation MEFRLLHYVIQIAAERNFSRAAEKLHIAQPSLSQQLSKLEKELGVLLFKRTTNSVELTHAGTVFVEKAQRIVDMTEQLRREMEDIADLRKGRIVVGTLPITGSHILPHVLPAFRAAYPDIEIALVEEASATLEQLTASGGTDVSLLTLPLIEPALAYDPILEEEICLAVPRDHPLAAAGAAEADVGALKDEAFVMLKKGQGFRAIAVGLCRKAGFDPRVSVESTNIETVQSLVAAGMGIAFVPQMITRREHDGLQPVYLPLKGRPTRTLVIAYRKGRYLSNAAEAFISTFRDTMRKLESN comes from the coding sequence ATGGAATTCAGATTGCTTCATTATGTCATCCAGATCGCCGCCGAGCGGAATTTCTCGCGCGCCGCCGAGAAGCTTCATATTGCGCAGCCGTCGCTTAGCCAGCAGCTGTCCAAGCTCGAGAAGGAGCTGGGCGTGCTGCTGTTCAAGCGTACGACCAACAGCGTCGAGCTGACTCACGCCGGAACGGTATTCGTCGAAAAGGCGCAGCGGATCGTCGACATGACCGAGCAGCTGCGGCGCGAAATGGAGGATATTGCCGACCTTCGCAAAGGACGGATCGTGGTCGGCACCCTGCCGATAACGGGTTCGCATATTTTGCCGCACGTGCTGCCCGCGTTCCGCGCGGCCTACCCCGACATCGAGATCGCCCTCGTCGAGGAAGCGTCCGCGACGCTTGAGCAGCTGACCGCAAGCGGCGGCACGGACGTCAGCCTGCTCACGCTGCCTTTGATCGAGCCGGCCCTTGCCTACGACCCGATCCTCGAGGAGGAGATTTGCCTTGCGGTGCCCCGCGACCACCCATTGGCGGCGGCAGGAGCGGCCGAAGCGGACGTCGGCGCTCTCAAGGACGAAGCGTTCGTCATGCTGAAAAAAGGGCAGGGCTTCCGTGCGATCGCGGTCGGCCTCTGCCGCAAAGCAGGCTTCGATCCGCGCGTCTCCGTCGAGAGCACCAATATCGAGACGGTGCAGTCATTGGTTGCGGCCGGCATGGGCATCGCCTTCGTTCCCCAGATGATCACCCGCAGGGAGCACGACGGCCTGCAGCCGGTTTACTTGCCGCTGAAGGGACGGCCGACGCGCACCCTGGTCATCGCCTACCGCAAGGGCAGATATTTGTCCAATGCGGCCGAGGCGTTCATTTCGACGTTTCGGGATACGATGCGCAAGCTCGAATCAAACTGA
- the leuC gene encoding 3-isopropylmalate dehydratase large subunit has product MSKQTMFEKIWNNHVIHSEAGKPSILYIDLHLVHEVTSPQAFEGLRMTGRKVRRPDLTFATMDHNVPTKDRFNISDPISKQQIDTLTTNAAEFGVKLYDLNTIDQGVVHVMGPELGLTHPGKTIVCGDSHTSTHGAFGALAFGIGTSEVEHVLATQCLQQSKAKTMKVNFIGKRPAGITAKDLILGLIAKYGTDFATGYVIEYTGEAITGLTMEERMTVCNMSIEGGARAGLIAPDETTFNYLRGREYAPQGDDFDRAVEQWKALATDEGAEYDAEVDLDVASLVPQVTWGTSPGMGTGITSIVPYPEQLPTENERKAAEKALEYMDLAPGTPMSEIPIDYVFIGSCTNGRIEDLRAAASVAKGHSVSPNVTAIVVPGSGRVKIQAEKEGLDKIFTAAGFEWREAGCSMCLAMNPDVLQPGQRCASTSNRNFEGRQGRGGRTHLVSPEMAAAAAIKGKFTDVRNWEFKSEVTA; this is encoded by the coding sequence ATGAGCAAACAAACGATGTTCGAGAAAATTTGGAACAATCACGTGATTCATTCGGAAGCGGGCAAGCCTAGCATTTTGTATATCGACCTGCACCTCGTTCACGAGGTTACGTCCCCGCAGGCGTTCGAAGGCCTGCGCATGACCGGCCGCAAGGTTCGCCGTCCCGACCTGACGTTCGCGACGATGGACCACAACGTACCGACCAAGGATCGCTTCAACATTTCCGATCCGATCTCCAAGCAGCAGATCGATACGCTCACGACCAACGCGGCCGAGTTCGGCGTCAAGCTGTACGACCTCAACACGATCGACCAGGGCGTCGTTCACGTTATGGGTCCCGAGCTCGGTCTGACGCATCCGGGCAAGACGATCGTGTGCGGCGACAGCCACACCTCGACGCACGGCGCGTTCGGCGCGCTGGCGTTCGGCATCGGCACGAGCGAGGTCGAGCACGTGCTCGCGACGCAGTGTCTGCAGCAATCGAAGGCCAAGACGATGAAGGTCAACTTCATCGGCAAGCGTCCGGCCGGCATCACGGCAAAGGACCTCATTCTCGGTCTGATCGCCAAGTACGGCACCGACTTCGCGACCGGCTACGTCATCGAGTACACAGGCGAAGCGATCACGGGGCTGACGATGGAAGAGCGCATGACCGTCTGCAACATGTCCATCGAAGGCGGCGCGCGCGCCGGCCTGATCGCGCCGGACGAGACGACGTTTAACTACCTGCGCGGACGCGAATACGCGCCGCAGGGCGACGACTTCGACCGCGCCGTCGAGCAGTGGAAGGCACTTGCGACGGACGAAGGCGCCGAGTACGACGCCGAAGTCGACCTTGACGTGGCATCGCTCGTGCCGCAAGTAACCTGGGGTACGAGCCCTGGTATGGGCACCGGCATCACGTCGATCGTGCCTTATCCGGAGCAGCTGCCGACCGAGAACGAACGCAAAGCCGCCGAAAAGGCGCTCGAATATATGGACCTGGCGCCGGGAACCCCGATGTCCGAGATTCCGATCGATTATGTGTTCATCGGCTCTTGCACCAACGGCCGGATCGAGGATCTTCGCGCAGCGGCGTCGGTAGCCAAGGGCCACAGCGTGAGCCCGAACGTCACCGCGATCGTCGTCCCGGGCTCGGGACGCGTCAAGATCCAGGCGGAAAAAGAAGGCCTGGACAAGATTTTCACCGCCGCCGGATTCGAATGGCGCGAAGCGGGCTGCTCGATGTGCCTTGCGATGAACCCAGACGTCCTGCAGCCCGGCCAGCGCTGCGCTTCGACGTCCAACCGCAACTTCGAGGGCCGTCAGGGCCGCGGCGGACGCACGCACCTCGTATCGCCGGAGATGGCTGCAGCGGCAGCGATCAAGGGCAAGTTCACCGACGTCCGCAACTGGGAATTCAAGTCCGAAGTGACGGCTTAA
- the leuD gene encoding 3-isopropylmalate dehydratase small subunit — translation MQPFTKSTGLVAPVDRVNVDTDAIIPKQFLKRIERSGFGQFLFFEWRFDEQGAVIPEFNLNKPRYQGSTVLLSRANFGCGSSREHAPWAILDYGFNVIIAPSYADIFYNNCFKNSILPIKLSEEQVDDLFKRTEANEGYKLTVDLENKVITDDQGLRIPFELDEHRRQFLLQGLDDIGLTLQHADEIAAYESKNEKRLANVF, via the coding sequence ATGCAACCATTTACCAAATCCACGGGTCTCGTCGCGCCTGTCGACCGCGTGAACGTCGATACCGACGCCATTATCCCTAAGCAATTCCTGAAGCGCATCGAGCGCAGCGGGTTCGGCCAGTTCCTGTTCTTCGAATGGAGATTCGACGAGCAAGGCGCCGTCATCCCGGAGTTCAACCTGAACAAGCCGCGCTACCAAGGCTCCACGGTCTTGCTGTCGCGCGCCAACTTCGGCTGCGGCTCCTCCCGCGAGCACGCGCCTTGGGCGATTCTCGACTACGGCTTCAACGTCATCATTGCGCCGTCCTACGCGGACATTTTCTATAACAACTGCTTCAAAAACAGCATCCTGCCGATTAAGCTGAGCGAGGAGCAGGTCGACGACCTGTTCAAGCGGACCGAGGCGAACGAGGGCTACAAGCTGACCGTCGACCTGGAGAACAAGGTCATCACCGACGATCAAGGGCTGCGCATTCCGTTCGAACTCGACGAGCACCGTCGCCAATTCCTGCTTCAGGGACTGGACGATATCGGCCTCACGCTGCAGCATGCGGACGAGATCGCAGCATACGAGTCCAAGAACGAAAAGAGACTGGCGAACGTATTTTAA
- a CDS encoding N-acetylmuramoyl-L-alanine amidase, producing the protein MRYWISLLFVVSMLLTAAGLASAATVTPQLILDGVALTPKEPPALIDSRVMLPVRTVTESLGYTVKFDNATKTLTVSNGNSVIVMTVGSKKATINGIESELEAAPIIKQTTPATATTMVPLIFVKDNFGADIVWDNKTKSAFIYTSKPGSGGSSGGTSEGGGNGDSASGGGMIGVVDEDPPATDGSTDAGNGTTVTDPYTSLAYIHGIRFENETVILSYEGTVQPVVTSLTGPDRIVVDVPKSDFASDFAQNLVVNGTTAKSGAYPIASHPVLTQVRYSLFQTNPNALRFVLDLSSAYGYEVQNDTSAGELRIKLSADAVPPVTPPPTDTPQNKVYTVVLDAGHGGSDSGAIGVSGKYEKNFNLAIILKVQALLATDPRIKIVMTRSGDTFPSLSDRYNLANSIKADLFLSVHANSNTKNTVSGTEVYYTRADSLAFANVVKQYATPATGLTDRGVIQKSLAVTRETKMPAVLFEAGYLSNATEEKKLFTEDFQNRTAAGLAAAVKAYLKLA; encoded by the coding sequence ATGAGGTACTGGATTTCCCTGCTGTTTGTCGTATCGATGCTGTTAACGGCCGCAGGTCTCGCTTCCGCGGCGACCGTCACGCCACAGTTGATTTTGGATGGCGTCGCCTTAACGCCGAAGGAGCCGCCTGCTCTGATCGACAGCCGCGTCATGCTGCCGGTTCGCACCGTTACGGAGAGCTTGGGCTATACCGTCAAGTTCGACAATGCGACCAAAACATTAACGGTTTCGAACGGAAATTCGGTCATCGTCATGACCGTCGGCAGCAAGAAGGCGACCATTAACGGCATCGAGAGCGAGCTCGAGGCGGCGCCGATCATCAAGCAGACGACGCCGGCCACCGCTACCACGATGGTTCCGCTCATTTTCGTGAAGGACAACTTCGGCGCGGATATCGTTTGGGATAACAAGACAAAGTCCGCGTTCATCTACACGTCGAAGCCCGGCTCCGGTGGATCGTCCGGCGGGACGAGCGAGGGCGGCGGAAACGGCGACAGCGCTTCCGGCGGTGGCATGATCGGAGTCGTCGACGAAGATCCGCCCGCGACGGACGGTTCTACCGATGCTGGAAACGGCACGACGGTCACCGACCCCTATACGAGTCTGGCGTATATTCACGGCATCCGTTTCGAGAACGAGACCGTCATCCTCAGCTACGAGGGAACGGTTCAACCGGTCGTCACGTCGCTGACGGGTCCGGACCGCATTGTCGTTGACGTGCCCAAGTCCGACTTCGCTTCGGACTTCGCGCAGAATCTCGTCGTGAACGGTACGACGGCGAAGAGCGGCGCGTATCCGATAGCCAGCCACCCCGTGCTTACGCAGGTTCGCTATTCGCTGTTCCAGACCAATCCCAATGCCCTGCGTTTCGTGCTGGATCTGAGCAGCGCTTACGGCTACGAGGTCCAGAACGACACGTCGGCCGGAGAGCTCAGAATCAAGCTTAGCGCCGACGCGGTGCCGCCCGTGACGCCGCCGCCAACCGACACGCCTCAAAACAAGGTGTACACGGTCGTGCTGGACGCCGGACACGGCGGCTCGGACTCCGGCGCGATCGGCGTCAGCGGCAAGTACGAGAAAAACTTTAACCTGGCCATCATTCTGAAAGTGCAGGCGCTGCTCGCGACCGATCCACGAATCAAGATCGTGATGACGCGTTCGGGGGACACGTTCCCGTCGCTTAGCGACCGATACAATCTGGCCAACTCGATCAAAGCGGATCTGTTCCTGTCGGTCCACGCGAACAGCAATACTAAAAATACAGTAAGCGGCACAGAGGTTTACTATACGCGTGCGGACAGCCTCGCCTTCGCCAACGTCGTGAAGCAGTATGCGACGCCGGCGACGGGCTTGACGGATCGCGGCGTCATCCAGAAGAGTCTTGCCGTCACGCGAGAGACCAAGATGCCTGCCGTGCTTTTCGAAGCCGGATACTTGTCGAACGCGACGGAAGAAAAGAAGCTGTTCACCGAGGACTTCCAGAACCGCACGGCGGCCGGCCTTGCCGCCGCGGTCAAAGCTTATCTTAAATTAGCGTGA
- a CDS encoding S-layer homology domain-containing protein → MSFKPRNLLLSILLLALLWSGAAAVGPAPTASAASKTPFTDVVAGHWAEKHIAKLALQGLIAGKGANLFAPNDSVKRQDAVIIAIRFLGLEQKALDSGVAAFPSTFNVSAYANLYVSFALKEGLLSRNEEFALAEAEPKLKWGEAPATREWIARLLVRTIGKTASTGTTAFADNASIDKDLVGFVKAAVDLNLVKGLSGNTFAPKGVVTRATAATLFSRAETAKQVAYPKQTTGMLLGADATAVTVLQANGTATAYSLGTGTLYSRLDSEALTAQDALKLYGTVNVIAAADGSAAYVEQASDTPQVKTVQGKLVVVSASKSTITLLSGEDVQSYSYDAARLPSVTDAENNKAALADLPENADLTLTIDTYTQSGKVIAVKTGQSAVAKTGAGTVLGVDTANRKLEVKDNTTSIAETRALDANAVLRTVSGVPAAIGDIKVGDTVSYEIKGGLYTKVTVTKSAVAANATGTLFKIDTSAQTIQYRIAGASDIIGKEYVAGVTVKISGLSGATLADLYPGDAVTLTLNAEGKVTAVEATGRSVQLQNGLIVSSYDFDAKVLILKDAAGSVKTFTLGSGVRFDLNGTTITADAGTSMLYKGRKVDIGYSGSNIVSISFVAQYKGTVSVNNTTTKTLQILLDNNSTVTVPYTSPTVEIYGQTNRTYADIKAGDKIVALLDGGQNYAVGLQVVKTVQFEVTSVDTATAKFKAKASDGSVAEWTVGTGFSLQDASGNAVQLSGLGAGTLLNVTLQGATPTLAKIVPSTFGRVVAIDTAAGTIDLRTGTGAAVKQTVGATPLVVRGGVSSNSLSAIQLDDRVELRKDENDRTILNVVTPVSKTYWRTDKTTNTFYYQKESLSDDNYSVALSPQVFIHQGDTLITTDSLNFGDPINVYVLRGKAIEIVKP, encoded by the coding sequence ATGTCGTTCAAACCACGCAATCTGCTATTATCCATTCTCCTTCTGGCGCTGCTTTGGTCCGGGGCTGCGGCCGTAGGGCCGGCGCCGACCGCCTCCGCGGCCTCCAAGACGCCGTTCACCGACGTTGTGGCCGGCCATTGGGCGGAAAAGCATATCGCCAAGCTTGCGCTCCAGGGATTGATCGCTGGCAAGGGCGCTAATCTGTTCGCGCCGAACGACAGCGTCAAGCGACAGGACGCTGTCATCATCGCGATTCGTTTCCTCGGGTTAGAGCAAAAGGCGCTTGATTCCGGCGTCGCCGCTTTCCCGAGCACTTTTAACGTCAGCGCCTACGCCAACCTTTACGTCAGCTTTGCGCTGAAGGAAGGTCTGCTTAGCCGTAACGAGGAGTTCGCGCTCGCCGAAGCCGAGCCCAAGCTCAAGTGGGGCGAAGCGCCGGCCACGCGCGAGTGGATCGCGCGCCTGCTCGTCCGTACGATCGGCAAGACGGCGTCCACGGGCACGACCGCCTTCGCGGACAACGCCTCGATCGACAAGGATCTGGTCGGCTTCGTCAAGGCCGCCGTGGACCTGAATCTTGTGAAGGGGCTGAGCGGCAATACTTTCGCGCCCAAGGGCGTCGTGACCCGCGCGACGGCGGCGACGCTGTTCAGCCGCGCGGAAACGGCGAAGCAGGTCGCCTATCCGAAGCAAACGACCGGCATGCTGCTCGGCGCCGACGCGACTGCCGTCACCGTCCTGCAAGCGAACGGCACCGCAACCGCTTATTCCCTCGGGACAGGCACGCTGTATTCGCGTCTTGACAGCGAAGCGCTGACGGCGCAGGATGCGCTCAAGTTATACGGCACAGTCAATGTCATCGCAGCCGCGGACGGCTCTGCGGCTTACGTAGAGCAGGCGAGCGACACCCCGCAGGTCAAGACGGTGCAGGGCAAACTTGTTGTCGTCAGCGCATCCAAGTCTACGATCACGCTGCTGAGCGGAGAAGACGTGCAGTCGTATTCGTACGATGCGGCCAGGCTGCCGTCCGTGACGGACGCCGAGAACAACAAGGCGGCGCTGGCGGATCTGCCTGAAAACGCGGATCTCACGCTTACGATCGATACGTATACGCAATCCGGCAAAGTCATCGCGGTCAAAACCGGACAGTCGGCGGTCGCCAAGACCGGCGCGGGAACGGTGCTCGGCGTAGATACGGCCAATCGCAAGCTTGAGGTCAAGGACAACACGACTTCGATCGCCGAGACGCGGGCGCTCGACGCCAATGCGGTGCTGCGCACGGTCAGCGGCGTGCCGGCGGCCATCGGCGATATCAAGGTCGGCGATACGGTGTCATATGAAATAAAAGGCGGACTCTACACGAAGGTGACGGTCACCAAGAGCGCCGTTGCAGCCAACGCGACGGGCACGCTGTTCAAGATCGATACGTCCGCGCAGACGATCCAATACCGGATCGCCGGGGCGAGCGACATCATCGGCAAAGAGTACGTCGCCGGCGTCACGGTCAAAATCTCGGGACTGAGCGGCGCTACGCTCGCAGATCTGTATCCGGGCGATGCCGTCACGCTGACATTAAACGCGGAAGGCAAGGTTACGGCTGTCGAAGCGACGGGCCGGAGCGTTCAGCTCCAGAACGGGCTGATCGTATCTTCCTATGATTTCGATGCAAAGGTTCTTATCCTTAAGGATGCCGCAGGAAGCGTCAAGACCTTCACGCTCGGATCGGGCGTACGCTTCGACCTGAACGGTACGACAATTACGGCGGACGCGGGCACGAGCATGCTTTACAAAGGCCGCAAGGTCGATATCGGCTACTCGGGCAGTAACATCGTATCCATTTCGTTCGTCGCCCAATACAAGGGAACGGTATCGGTCAACAACACGACAACGAAGACGCTGCAGATCTTGCTGGATAACAACTCGACCGTGACGGTACCTTACACTTCGCCGACTGTCGAGATTTACGGCCAGACGAACCGCACCTATGCGGATATCAAGGCAGGCGACAAGATCGTCGCGCTGCTCGACGGCGGGCAAAACTATGCGGTCGGGCTGCAGGTCGTGAAGACCGTTCAGTTCGAAGTCACTTCCGTCGACACGGCAACAGCCAAGTTTAAGGCCAAGGCTTCCGACGGCTCGGTCGCCGAGTGGACGGTCGGCACCGGCTTCTCGCTGCAGGACGCGAGCGGCAATGCCGTACAGCTGTCGGGCCTTGGCGCAGGGACGCTGCTTAACGTAACGCTGCAGGGCGCGACGCCGACGCTGGCGAAGATCGTGCCATCGACGTTCGGACGCGTCGTTGCGATCGATACGGCCGCAGGCACGATCGACCTTCGCACCGGCACCGGCGCCGCGGTGAAGCAGACGGTCGGCGCGACGCCGCTTGTCGTGCGGGGCGGCGTCTCCTCCAATTCGCTGTCGGCGATCCAACTCGACGACCGCGTCGAGCTGCGCAAGGACGAGAACGACCGCACCATCCTGAACGTCGTGACCCCGGTCAGCAAGACTTACTGGCGCACGGACAAGACGACGAACACGTTTTATTACCAGAAGGAATCGCTGAGCGACGACAATTACTCGGTTGCGCTGTCTCCGCAAGTATTCATCCATCAAGGCGATACGCTGATCACGACCGACAGCCTGAACTTCGGCGATCCGATTAACGTATACGTGCTGCGCGGCAAGGCGATCGAGATCGTGAAGCCCTGA
- the nth gene encoding endonuclease III encodes MNKTKMRYILDEIAKMFPDAHCELNHRNPFELTIAVLLSAQCTDETVNRVTATLFEKYTKPQDYLNVPLEELENDIRRIGLFRNKAANIQKLSRILIDKYDGEVPASHEGLTELPGVGRKTANVVMSNAFDVPAIAVDTHVERVSKRLSVAKPDDSVLEVEKKLMKLVPREEWTLTHHRLIFFGRYHCKAQSPKCEICPLLDICPEGKRRMKPMAAGKRGGAVS; translated from the coding sequence ATGAACAAAACGAAGATGCGATATATTTTGGACGAGATCGCCAAAATGTTCCCGGACGCGCACTGCGAGCTGAACCACCGCAACCCGTTCGAGCTGACGATCGCCGTGCTGCTGTCGGCGCAGTGCACGGACGAGACGGTGAATCGCGTCACCGCCACGCTGTTCGAGAAATATACTAAGCCGCAGGATTACTTGAACGTTCCGCTCGAAGAGCTGGAAAACGATATTCGGCGCATCGGCTTGTTCCGCAACAAGGCGGCCAACATCCAGAAGCTGAGCCGAATTTTGATCGACAAATACGACGGCGAAGTGCCAGCCAGCCACGAGGGGCTGACAGAGCTGCCGGGCGTCGGAAGGAAGACGGCCAACGTGGTCATGTCCAACGCCTTCGACGTGCCCGCCATTGCGGTCGATACGCATGTGGAGCGGGTGTCCAAGCGGCTCTCCGTCGCGAAGCCGGACGACTCGGTGCTCGAGGTGGAGAAGAAATTGATGAAGCTCGTGCCGCGGGAGGAATGGACGCTCACGCATCACCGTCTCATCTTTTTCGGGCGCTATCATTGCAAGGCGCAGAGTCCGAAATGCGAGATATGCCCGCTGCTGGACATTTGTCCGGAGGGCAAGCGAAGAATGAAGCCGATGGCGGCTGGCAAGCGGGGAGGAGCAGTATCATGA